One Deltaproteobacteria bacterium genomic window, AAACGGGTCCGCGATTACCCCCACCAGATGAGCGGGGGGATGCGCCAGCGTATCATGATTGCCATGGCCCTGTCCTGCAAGCCCCGTTTGATGATTGCTGATGAGCCGACCACTGCCCTTGACGTGACGGTGCAGGCGCAAATCCTGGAGCTTATGAATGACCTGAAGGCGAAAATCAATACGTCTATTCTGTTCATTACCCATGATCTGGGTATCATCGCCCACTTTGCCCAGACCGTGGCGATCATGTACGCCGGGAAAATCGTGGAGCAGGCCCCTGTGGACCATTTTTTTTCAGCCCCCCTGCATCCGTATTCCCTGGGTCTGATTGAGGCCATACCGACGGTTACGGGCCAGTGGGACCCGAAAAAACGTCTTCGTATGATTCCCGGCCATGTGCCGGACATTGCCGACCGGATCACGGGATGTGCGTTTCAGGACCGTTGCGGTTATGTGATGCCCATATGTCGCGAAGAGGAACCGGAATGGATCGGTAAGAGACCGGATCATTTTGTCCGATGCTGGAAATGGACATGAATCGGGATAGGAGTCTCCTCGTTGAAACAAGGGGACTGAAGAAATATTTTTACCAATCCGGCGGGCAGTTCTGGAAGAAAGTCATTCAGATCAAAGCTGTAGATGACGTATCCCTGGAAATAAGAGCCGGTGAAACGCTCGGACTTGTCGGTGAAAGCGGATGTGGGAAATCCACCCTGGCCAGGCTTATCATGGGCCTAGAAAAGCCGACAGCGGGAGAAATAAGTTTCGCAGGCAAAAATATCCATAGTCATTCCAAAGAGGAATGGCGGGAATTTCGGAGCAAGGTCCAGATCATTTTTCAGGATCCTTACGCGTCGCTGAATCCCCGAAGAACCGCAGGGCAAACCGTCGGTGAACCTTTTCATATACGGAAAAGACGCCTGTCGAAACAAGATATTGACCGACACATCGAGGGGATGTTGAAAATTGTCGGTCTGGGACCGGAGCATCACAGCCGTTATCCGCATGAATTCAGCGGTGGGCAAAGACAGCGGATCGGTATTGCCCGGGCGATTTCAGTTCAGCCGACCCTGATCGTTGCCGACGAGCCGGTCTCCGCGCTCGATGTATCGGTTCAGGCCCAGATTCTGAATCTCTTGAAGGATCTGCAGGATGACCTCCGACTGACTTATCTTTTTATCAGTCACAATTTGGGTGTCGTCCGGCACATGAGCGACCGGGTGGCCGTCATGTATCTGGGGCGAATTGTCGAGACGGGGTTTAACGAGGACATTTTCCGGTCACCCCGACACCCTTACACACGCTTGCTCCTGTCTGCGGTTCTGGAACCCCATGGCAAGGGCTGGGAGAAAACTATCATGGGAGAGGAGAAAAAGAACGTCGTGCCGCGGCCCGGCATGTGCCGATTCTATCCGCGTTGTCCGAATGCTGATGCAAGATGCCTTCTGGAGGAACCTCATCTGGTTTCGGTGGAACAGGGGCATGAGGTGGCCTGCCACCTTGGGTGCAATTAAGAAAGGAAGGGGAGTCGTGTTACAGGAGGAACGCATTTATTTCAACAGCGGGGACCTGAAGCTGGAGGGCCTTTACGCCGATGCGGGAAGCGATTGCGGTGTGGTCATCTCTCACCCCAATCCGCTCATGGGCGGCTCCATGCATAATAATGTCGTCGAAAGCCTCGGTTTTGCCTTTTTTCGAAAGGGATATTCGACACTGCGCTTCAATTTCCGGGGCGTTGGTCGCAGCACAGGTGTCCACGATAAAGGCGAAGGCGAAAAGGAAGATTTGGCCGGCGCCATTGCTTGTATGAACGGGCGAGGGGCAACGAACATCGCCCTGTCAGGCTATTCCTTTGGCGCATGGGTGACCGCCGGTTATCTACAAAACAACTTGCCGACGGGGCCGGTTGTGCTGGTCGCTCCGCCGGTGAGTGTCTATCCTTTTTCATCTGAGGCGCTGCTCGGAAAAATTGACCTGATAGTCTTCGGTGATAAGGATCCTTTCTGTCGGTCCGAAGACATTCTTCCCTTTTCGCAAAAGATAGAGGCAAAACCTGTTTTAATCTTTCAAACGGATCATTTTTT contains:
- a CDS encoding ATP-binding cassette domain-containing protein, with the protein product MNRDRSLLVETRGLKKYFYQSGGQFWKKVIQIKAVDDVSLEIRAGETLGLVGESGCGKSTLARLIMGLEKPTAGEISFAGKNIHSHSKEEWREFRSKVQIIFQDPYASLNPRRTAGQTVGEPFHIRKRRLSKQDIDRHIEGMLKIVGLGPEHHSRYPHEFSGGQRQRIGIARAISVQPTLIVADEPVSALDVSVQAQILNLLKDLQDDLRLTYLFISHNLGVVRHMSDRVAVMYLGRIVETGFNEDIFRSPRHPYTRLLLSAVLEPHGKGWEKTIMGEEKKNVVPRPGMCRFYPRCPNADARCLLEEPHLVSVEQGHEVACHLGCN
- a CDS encoding ABC transporter ATP-binding protein, with protein sequence MSDVSTVLDIQDLKTVFHTDRGDVRAVDGVSLNIAEGRTLGVVGESGCGKTVLALSVMRLVPIPPGEILSGRILLDGIDLLQLNRTEIQDIRGKKISMIFQEPMTSLNPVIRVGEQIAEIVRLHESMSHREALAYAVEMLRMVGIDAPGKRVRDYPHQMSGGMRQRIMIAMALSCKPRLMIADEPTTALDVTVQAQILELMNDLKAKINTSILFITHDLGIIAHFAQTVAIMYAGKIVEQAPVDHFFSAPLHPYSLGLIEAIPTVTGQWDPKKRLRMIPGHVPDIADRITGCAFQDRCGYVMPICREEEPEWIGKRPDHFVRCWKWT